CCTGTGGATATGAAAGTGTTTTACCACCTATATGTATGGAGGGAGGACTTGTACACTGGAACTCACTGTATTAAGGTTTTCCGATTACATTCAAGGCAGCTTTGCAGTTCTCTTAGAATCACGCAGCATTTGGCAATATCTGGAGTGTCTCCGTCAGGTATAGGGTGATGGTGTACAGTGATCCCTTGGTTCTGATATGCCTCTAGGAGGTGTGGGACCCGGTACTTTGAAAGTTCTCCTCTGGTACAGAGTACAAAGATATCTTGCACCCCATAATTCTTCAGTTCATCTGCAATGAAACCAACCAGTTTGCTTTGTTAAAATGCTAGATGAAGTCATACAAACCTTGTGAATCCTAACTCAGAAAACATTTCAAATTGACTTACAGCAAGGAATCTGTGTATCCCATGACCTGATTATGAGGCAAAGTAAGGATGCTTCGCTTAAAGCTTGCCAACAGAAACTGCAGCGCTCTGTCTTGGAATTTGATATTCTGGCAGGGTGAAAACAGTGCTGGTGGGCTCTGTGAAGAGGATACAAGGAAAGTAAgagttcctctcctctccctcctcccaatctgctctggaggattgaggGAAACCCCAGAACTGATTTAGGGGacttgggggagaggagagggtggggatGTCCCACTGCGCAGCCAAAAGTGCTTGCACTAGCAGGATCATTTAGCTGGATTCCACCCAACAATTCTTTATCCCAGAACCCTAGGTGAGTTACCCAATATCTGCACCACCTGGGAGGGACTCATTCCATAGCTTGAAATCTCTATCCTGGAACCAAGTCTACAAGGTGGTCTGACGGCTACATCAGcttaatttttgtatttttaatttccccCTTTGTCTCCtctgctttgtgtaacatcttgcctgatAGAGTTCTGAAGGACATGGAAACTTACCACACTTTTGCCAGGTGTCCATATGAACCTGTCCatgcgttttttttttcttttgaggcCCTTTTCTTTGGGGATACCCTTGCTTTCTTAGATTAGGTAAGTAGCTATCAGGGAAAGGGCCTTTCCTTTGGTGGCACCCCAATGTTCTTCCAAGGGCTCCTTGCCTGGCATCTCATCTACTTTGTTTTAGGTGCTAGGCTGGGATTTTTTTATTTACCCAGACCTTCAATGGAGTATTTTTTAGTGCTGCTGCCTTGTGGTGTTTTTGATACTTTAAGTGACTGCTGCTCATTTTGCTCATTTGGatttgtattaatatatttttattatgtttttaactgtggctTTATGTTTCGGAAGCTGTTTTGAAAGCGCTGTTTAAAAACAGGATACAAgtcatttaaacaaataaatgatcaGATGACAGTCCCAGTACCAtgtcgctctgggctcctactgggagaaagggtgggatataataataataataataataataatgatgatgatgatgatgatgatgatgatgatgatgatgatgatgatgatgtcatgaGAAGTGGGAGACTCGGGGCTAACAGGTGTTGAAGGAAGGCTGAAGAATCCGTAAGACATTGATATATAATTACCTATGTCTTTCTGAAGGCTTCTTCTAATACTTTTGAATCGGCAACCTAAAATAATGCAGTGTGGATGCATGAAAGAGAAGAGATCAGGTACAAATGCTGCtagaaatattaaaacaaatatttgttAAACATTAGACAACTAGGCCCAACAGACTGCCTTGGCTAGTTATATTTAATTTTACCTCACATGTACTGCGCACATACAGATTAATGAAGAAGTTCTATacaactggggtgtgtgtgtgaagcttatttatttatttatcaaaatttatatactgcttgattgtaaaaaacatgCTGcggtttaaaaaaaacattaaaattattgataacacagttaaaaacaagtaataaaaacattttaaaaacaattaaaacagcaacacactaaaaaagattaaaacacatcaacatgtaTGTGTCTGgaatggataggcttgcctaaacaaaaaagttttaagcaggtgctgaaaagaatacagtgaaggcacctgctggATGTTAATATGCAGGttgttccaaagagtaggtgctgctacactaaaagaacaattttttaCATGTGTGGAATAAGTATTATGAGGCACCTGTAATAGTAttagttctgcagatcaaagtgctcgagtgggcacatatTGGGTTAAGATTTTTTGTCTGTCAAATAAATAAGCTTTTTAATAAGCTTTTAGTCATTGCTGCATACCTGGCAGTGAACATATTCCCAGAAATTGGGAATTGGTTGGTGATAAGGCTAACCTACAAGGAGAAAGCAAGTTAAAAACCTTTACAATTGCATTTAAATTGCAAGCAGCAAGTTCTCTTTACAACTGTAGGTCTTGTCCATCGTCAGCAGAAGGGTTTAAAATCTAGCTCAGAGGTGCTTCAGATGGCTACATACAGTAAGAGGTTTTATGATCCAGACCTGTGGAGGGACATACAATTTCACTTGAGGGTTCCAAGGTATACGggtatattatacagccagcgtggatttttcacattccgcaatattaaattgaaaataccccccatgccattctgatgcttcccataaggtcatttcaaaacaaaaccttacaaaacttatagtcctgaactcagaaacgcttgcttaacaaccctctcaattttcatggcgatacacaaaacattcagagagaatcgagagttcaaagtctaaaaagatagAAAAAAAcccctgattgaaggtctgtgaggggaacagggcatctcctagcaactctcagcacccactAATTATACTTATACCTCCCCTCCTCTGGTGCAGCTGTGAGGAGGAATTCAGAAGATTTTGCTTTCTGCCAGTCCAGCTTGTTATATTGTCTGAAACCAACAAATTGTGATTAATCTTTACTACATTttatttgaaacaagccaacttcaaaccactgGTTAAGAAtcaggcttgttgaaataaaccaCAGCAAACGTTAATCATGGTTTAGGGTTTAAACAACTTTGTTCAAACTGTGTTTAACTGAAATTGGAAGCAACATCTTCCAATCTCCTCTTGGAGCTGCACTGTGGTGGAGGAGAGACAAGGATAGACAGAGTACTGCTGATAAATTATGATGTGATGTCTGAACACAGCCAATATGCGACACTATAATGCGAGTTTATTGCTTACAGGAAATGTAAATTAAAGTGGATCCCTTAACTTATGACTGGCATGTTTTTTGATATGTATATAAGTGTCTTAAAAGTGCCTAACTCTTTTCTTAAACCAAAGGTTTTTTCATCTGAGAATATTTTACTATGTGTCTTAAAACAGCTTTGTTCTTATCTGGAGTAAAAATACCACAATTAATGACTGAAGATTAACAATCTTTTTAACTTCAAGGACTTGGTACATCAGAGGTCAGTGACCCCCCACTTCCCAAATTATTTCACAATAGTTGCtcagccacagaggtcacttggaAATTAAAAGAAGAATACATGTGGGAAGTCCTTGGTTTGAATATTTCCAGATTTGATCTTTTCTCCAGAAACATTTCAGAGCTCATCTTAACCTTCAAGGTTAATTGTTGATGTAAACAGATTTATGCATGTACTTTGAACTGTTGGAAAGAAGCAGGACAGAAATTGCCACTGCCACTGGGCTAAGACTGGAGAAAATTAAAGAGAGTTTCCTCAGAAAATGGTGGAATGAGGATagcaaagaaatgcaagcagacaataagggattaaaaaaaagaaagaattggaGGAGTGCATTGCTAAAAGCATACAgacctctgggctcctgctgggaggaagggtggggtataaatcaagtaaataaataaataaatataaatacattagtagcaggagactgcttagggaggtggttggatctttggatgacaagggagtcgaGTGCATGCTAAAGGAGGAAAAAGAGAttgcaaagaagctgaatgccaatggaagatgcaaggcagatccatgtgcctgaactaactttctcaGCAAGGGAGTCTGATGAACTgaagcaaatagtggtgatgagtgGTGAAGTTCTAGACCTTATTAACAAactaaaaatgaataaatcaccAGATTCAGATGGCATCTActcaagagttcttaaagaattcaaatgtgaaatttctgcttgcgggcttcctgttggtatctggctggccactgtgagaacaggatcctggactagatgggcctccgaGGTATATTATATGAACAAAATTAGGAAAGCTAAAATGTGTGGTCTGTTCCAAAGGAATTATGGGGGGGATCCCCTTAGAAAATAGGCAGCATTTCTGTTCTACCACATTTTTGGACttaccaggatacttgaaagggTGCTTGTTCTTCCTCCAAGGGCTCTTCATCTGATGAGTCAAACTTATTTGCCTGCATTGGAATATTTTACATCATCAACATACTTACTGCACACACACTACCTCAGGGATACAAAGCAACTCCCACACTTTTAATAAATAGTTGATACCTGCATAGCAATTCCACGGCATTTGTTCATTCTGGTTAGCTAAAAACTGTATCTTGAAAGACTACTGGTTGCCATCCATTAAAATTAGGATTGTCACTTGCccagctgttgtttttaaatgcctaGACCCAAATTGTTTgatgatgtatttatttttgtggTGGATTTAACATTGTTGTCACATCCTCCAACATTTCAGTTTAAAATAAGGTCACAGTGTCATCACAGAGTAGGCTGGGAGACAGTTCTAGCAAGGGAAaatggagcaggagacctgtggACAGCCAAGGGTGGAGGTGCAAAGGTCTAGGCAGGCCATAGGGCCTCCTTTACACAGGTCACACCTCTTGTTGAAGGGCTGtcaggtttaaagataaagaacccgaGGAAGGGagagctccagacactcttggatgagaccgattatctggatccatttcagtcgggtttcaggcctggtttggcaCGGAaagagccttggtcgccctgtatgatgacctttgtcgggagagagacagggggagtgtgactctgttgattctccttgatctctcagcggctttcgataccatcgaccatggtatccttctggggagactggctgagttggaagtgggaggtactgcattgtggtggttccactcctacttggcaggtcacctccagaaggtggtgcttggggaacattgctcggcaccctggactctccagtatggggttccgcaggggtcagttctgttccccatgctgttcaacatctacatgaaaccattgggtgtggtcatccggagctttggagtgcattgccatcagtatgctgatgacgcgcagctctatttctccttttcatcttcttcaggtgaggctgtcaatgtgctgaacgggtgcctggctgcgacaatggactggatcagggctaataaactgaggctcaatccagacaagactgagatgctgctagtgggtggttcttctcaccagatggtggatgtccaacctgtcctggatggggttgcactctccctgaaggagcaggttcgtagcttgggggttctcctagaaccatctctgtcacttgaggctcaggtagcctcggtgacacggagtgccttctaccaacttcggttggtagcccaactacgtccctatctggacagggataacctggcttcaattgtccatgctctggtaacctccaaattagactactgcaatgcagtctacgtggggctgcctttgaagacggttcagaaactgcaggttgtgcaaaatgcagcagccagattggtaacagggaccagacggtccgaacatacaaaaccgattctggcccgcttgcattggctgcctgtatgtttccgagctcaattcaaggtgctggttttgacctataaagccttacacggcttgggaccacaatacctgatggaacgcctctcccgatatgaacccacccttacactacggtcaagaccaaaggccctcctccgggtgcctactccaagggaagctgggagtgtggcaacaagggagagggcattctcagtggtggcccccaaattatggaatgatgtgcctgacaaggtgcgcctggcgccaacactgttatctcttcggcgccaggtcaagactttcctcttctcccaggcattttagcgtgtgttttaaattgtttttatattgttttaaattttaaaattgtgttttaaattgtttttaaaatatgtgtgttaaattgtatatttgttttaatgtttttgattgctgtaaactgcccagagagcttcggctatggggcggtatacaagtgcaataaacaaacaaacaaaaaaacgaacaaataaataaatcttgctcTTTGAAGCTGCAGGCACCTGGACGgcggactgagcaggcacacaaatcATCAGCTCAGTTTCCC
This DNA window, taken from Rhineura floridana isolate rRhiFlo1 chromosome 2, rRhiFlo1.hap2, whole genome shotgun sequence, encodes the following:
- the CDKN3 gene encoding cyclin-dependent kinase inhibitor 3; its protein translation is MQANKFDSSDEEPLEEEQAPFQVSWLALSPTNSQFLGICSLPGCRFKSIRRSLQKDIDELKNYGVQDIFVLCTRGELSKYRVPHLLEAYQNQGITVHHHPIPDGDTPDIAKCCVILRELQSCLECNRKTLIHGYGGLGRSCLIAACLLLQISDTIVPQQAIDSLRDLRGSGAIQTIKQYNYLHDFQDTLAVHLTTEGATARSVSR